One genomic window of Myxocyprinus asiaticus isolate MX2 ecotype Aquarium Trade chromosome 5, UBuf_Myxa_2, whole genome shotgun sequence includes the following:
- the LOC127440836 gene encoding gastrula zinc finger protein XlCGF49.1-like isoform X4 has product MKPVKEEFKEESEDISITESCRTKHEDTEEQRDLTEVKEESQELYNVEEKYQYRKLDNILTGEESFSGSKTENNVSQKITNKRRDKKSYTCSHCGKSLSRKGHLQRHMKIHTGEKPFTCSQCGKSFTQKGTLKAHVRIHTGEKPFTCSQCGKSFKQSGYLTIHLRCHSGLRPFNCDQCSKTFTQASQLKAHVSTHTNEKPYVCSFCGKSFVESGHMRAHERVHTGEKPYHCTSCGKSFSYSSNLKTHLKKSCPNL; this is encoded by the exons ATGAAGCCTGTTAAAGAGGAgtttaaagaggagagtgaagacatCAGTATTACAGAATCATGCAGAACGaaacatgaagatactgaggaacaaagag ACTTGAcagaagtgaaagaggaaagtcaagaactgtaTAACGTGGAGGAGAAATATCAGTATCGAAAGCTTGATAATATCCTGACTGGTGAAGAATCTTTTAGTGGCTCAAAGACTGAAAATAATGTCTCACAGAAAATAACTAATAAGAGAAGAGACAAAAAATCTTACACCTGctctcactgtggaaagagtttgtCACGAAAAGGACATCTTCAGCGtcacatgaaaattcacactggagagaagcctttcacctgttctcaatgtggaaagagttttacacaaAAAGGAACTCTTAAGGCTCACGTAagaattcacacaggagagaagcctttcacatgctcacagtgtggaaagagtttcaagcAATCAGGCTATCTCACAATTCATCTGCGCTGTCACTCTGGATTAAGAccatttaactgtgatcagtgcAGCAAGACATTTACACAGGCATCACAACTAAAGGCGCACGTGTCAACtcacacaaatgagaagccttatgtgtgttctttttgtggaaagagttttgttgAATCAGGACACATGAGAGcacatgagagagtgcatactggagagaagccataccacTGTACttcatgtggaaagagttttagcTACTCAAGTAATCTAAAGACTCATCTAAAAAAAAGTTGTCCAAACCTGTAA